In a genomic window of Fimbriiglobus ruber:
- the rho gene encoding transcription termination factor Rho: protein MPDAKSVDGAPRPMIRKRIIRKPGDAGPPVSAVAPAPAPAAAAPPAPAAFSAPPASPQPAAAPPARPVGSRLDDLYRMPMPKLFQLAEKEGIHEHTGMNRAHLIVGVVRRQIERGEVVRGSGTLEVLPDGYGFLRSAAHNYLASPEDIYVSPSQIRRMSLRTGLVVEGPIRLPIENQDNFALMQIELVNGRSPEDGTSVTGFGDLTPLHPNKRLRLETGPDEVSMRIVDLVTPIGKGQRGLIVAPPRTGKTILLSKMANAIIKNHPDSYVFVLLVDERPEEVTEMQRLVTGPNAEVVASTFDEPPEEHIHVSEIVLEKAMRMVEMKKDVVILLDSITRLARAHNTEAPGGGKLLTGGLDSNAMQKPKKFFGQARNVEEGGSLTILATALIDTGSRMDDVIFEEFKGTGNMELHLDRRLVEKRVYPAIDVNRSGTRKEDLLLHPDELQKIAILRRVLADMHPVEAMELLVNRAKKTKSNAEFLISMNLG from the coding sequence ATGCCCGACGCCAAGAGCGTCGATGGGGCTCCCCGCCCCATGATTCGCAAACGCATCATCCGCAAGCCGGGTGACGCCGGTCCCCCCGTGTCCGCCGTCGCACCCGCTCCCGCTCCCGCGGCGGCGGCCCCGCCGGCTCCGGCCGCGTTTTCCGCCCCGCCCGCCTCCCCCCAACCCGCGGCGGCCCCGCCGGCCCGCCCCGTCGGCAGCCGGCTCGACGACCTGTACCGGATGCCGATGCCGAAGCTGTTTCAGCTCGCGGAAAAGGAAGGCATCCACGAACACACCGGGATGAACCGGGCCCACCTGATCGTCGGCGTCGTCCGCCGGCAGATCGAGCGGGGCGAGGTCGTCCGCGGGTCCGGGACGCTCGAAGTCCTCCCGGACGGGTACGGCTTCCTCCGCAGCGCCGCCCACAACTACCTCGCGTCGCCGGAAGACATTTACGTCTCCCCCAGCCAGATCCGCCGGATGAGCCTGCGGACCGGCCTGGTGGTCGAGGGGCCGATCCGCCTGCCGATCGAGAACCAGGACAACTTCGCCCTGATGCAGATCGAGCTGGTGAACGGCCGCTCGCCCGAGGACGGCACGTCCGTCACCGGGTTCGGCGACCTGACCCCGCTGCACCCGAACAAGCGGCTGCGGCTGGAGACGGGTCCGGACGAGGTGTCCATGCGGATCGTCGACCTCGTGACCCCGATCGGCAAGGGCCAGCGGGGGCTGATCGTCGCGCCACCACGGACCGGGAAGACGATCCTGCTTTCCAAGATGGCCAACGCCATCATCAAGAACCACCCGGACTCGTACGTGTTCGTCCTGCTCGTGGACGAGCGGCCGGAAGAAGTGACGGAAATGCAGCGGCTCGTGACCGGGCCGAACGCCGAGGTGGTCGCGAGTACGTTCGACGAGCCGCCAGAAGAGCACATCCACGTCTCCGAAATCGTGCTGGAAAAGGCGATGCGGATGGTGGAAATGAAGAAGGACGTGGTGATCCTGCTCGACTCGATCACCCGTCTGGCCCGGGCGCACAATACCGAGGCCCCGGGCGGCGGCAAGCTACTGACCGGTGGTCTCGACTCGAACGCCATGCAGAAGCCGAAGAAGTTCTTCGGGCAGGCCCGGAACGTCGAGGAGGGCGGGTCGCTGACGATCCTGGCCACCGCCCTGATCGACACCGGCAGCCGGATGGACGACGTGATCTTCGAAGAGTTCAAGGGCACGGGGAACATGGAACTGCACCTCGACCGCCGGCTGGTCGAAAAGCGGGTCTACCCGGCCATCGACGTGAACCGGTCCGGCACGCGGAAGGAAGACCTCCTCCTGCACCCGGACGAACTCCAGAAGATCGCCATCCTCCGCCGCGTGCTGGCGGACATGCACCCGGTCGAAGCGATGGAACTGCTCGTCAACCGGGCGAAGAAGACCAAGAGCAACGCCGAGTTCCTCATCAGCATGAACCTCGGCTAA
- a CDS encoding transposase, which produces MSTPSPPAPRLRLAQRDQMQIDERSLNQLLQPDDHARVIWAYVAQLDLSPLLVRIKAVHGHAGSPPIDPRISLSLWILATTHGVGSARELDRLTATHLFYQWLCGGVSVNYHTLSDFRSLHGEFLDGLLTQTVATLVNEGLVPLHEVAQDGVRVRAHAGANTFRREASLQECLAQAQAQVETLRGQVDDDAGAASRRQQAARERAARERQERIEDALAQRQEWADRQREMIAEKGAKRKEPRASTTDPDARTMRMGDGGTRPAFNIQYATDTDSGIVVAVDVGNVGSDITSA; this is translated from the coding sequence ATGAGTACGCCATCCCCTCCCGCGCCGCGCCTCCGTCTGGCCCAGCGCGATCAAATGCAGATCGACGAACGGTCGTTGAATCAACTGCTCCAACCCGATGACCACGCCCGCGTGATCTGGGCGTATGTCGCGCAACTCGATCTGTCGCCGCTGCTCGTACGCATCAAGGCCGTTCACGGCCATGCCGGGTCCCCTCCGATCGACCCCCGCATCTCCTTGAGCTTGTGGATACTGGCGACCACCCACGGCGTTGGCAGCGCGCGGGAACTCGACCGACTGACCGCAACGCACCTGTTCTACCAATGGCTCTGCGGGGGCGTATCGGTCAACTATCACACCCTGTCGGATTTCCGCAGCCTCCACGGCGAGTTCCTCGACGGATTGCTGACCCAGACCGTGGCCACGTTGGTGAACGAAGGATTGGTCCCACTCCACGAAGTCGCTCAGGATGGGGTGCGGGTGCGGGCCCACGCGGGGGCCAACACGTTCCGGCGCGAGGCGTCGCTCCAGGAATGCTTGGCGCAGGCGCAGGCGCAGGTCGAGACGTTGCGTGGCCAGGTGGACGACGACGCGGGGGCGGCGAGCCGTCGGCAACAGGCGGCGCGGGAACGCGCCGCACGGGAACGGCAGGAGCGCATCGAGGACGCGTTGGCACAACGGCAGGAATGGGCGGATCGGCAGCGGGAGATGATCGCGGAGAAGGGGGCCAAGCGGAAGGAACCGCGGGCCTCGACGACCGACCCGGACGCCCGCACGATGCGGATGGGAGATGGGGGCACCCGTCCGGCGTTCAACATCCAGTACGCGACCGATACGGACAGCGGCATCGTGGTAGCGGTCGACGTGGGGAATGTGGGGTCCGATATTACCTCGGCATGA
- a CDS encoding DUF1559 domain-containing protein translates to MRRTFPPARRGFTLIELLVVIAIIAILIGLLLPAVQKVREAASRLTCGNNLKQIGLAVHSYHDANGFLPPAWNGYSVSMSGRATPATPKTGMLPGTLHFYILPYIEQTALFQLATTPYGSMTPGVYTTSIKTYLCPSDASRGVTQNYSNTTAGFTNYSDNLMVFDPNKPGQLTTIMVDGTSNTVMFGERYQTCALNSGSFTQSLWAQYPGGQSSPLAISSLVADQPAYASPFGYWDAGYTTGRPLPNFANKGGDTARTSVPPLTPARTPPDGLLSRPPRPDSHRPTATT, encoded by the coding sequence ATGCGTCGCACTTTTCCTCCCGCCCGGCGTGGATTTACCCTCATTGAATTGCTCGTGGTCATCGCGATCATCGCCATCCTGATCGGATTGCTGCTGCCGGCCGTTCAGAAAGTCCGTGAAGCGGCCAGCCGATTGACGTGCGGAAACAACTTGAAGCAAATCGGGCTGGCGGTTCACTCTTACCACGACGCCAACGGTTTCCTGCCGCCGGCCTGGAACGGGTACTCCGTCTCCATGTCGGGCCGGGCCACACCGGCGACGCCCAAGACCGGCATGCTCCCGGGCACGCTGCACTTTTACATCCTGCCGTACATCGAGCAAACGGCCCTCTTCCAGCTCGCCACGACGCCGTACGGGTCGATGACGCCGGGCGTTTACACGACGAGTATCAAAACTTACCTCTGCCCGTCGGACGCAAGCCGTGGCGTCACGCAAAACTACAGCAACACGACGGCCGGGTTCACCAACTATTCCGATAACCTGATGGTCTTCGACCCGAACAAGCCGGGGCAACTCACGACGATCATGGTCGACGGGACCTCGAACACGGTCATGTTCGGTGAACGCTATCAGACGTGCGCACTGAACAGTGGGTCGTTCACTCAATCGTTGTGGGCCCAGTATCCTGGTGGCCAGAGTTCGCCCCTGGCGATCAGCTCGTTAGTCGCGGACCAACCCGCGTACGCGTCGCCGTTCGGCTACTGGGACGCGGGTTACACGACCGGCCGGCCGTTGCCCAACTTCGCCAACAAGGGGGGCGACACGGCCCGAACCAGCGTGCCGCCCCTTACACCAGCACGAACACCGCCGGATGGACTCCTTTCCAGACCGCCTCGACCGGACTCACACCGACCAACTGCAACTACATGA
- a CDS encoding ISAs1 family transposase yields the protein MDTTPPAPFVEAFRTLEDPRRPGRTLAHNLHEILTIALCAAIGGANDWVAVETFGRAKIGWFRRFLPLVHGIPSHDTFGRVFAHLKPAAFQACFGQWIADVCGKLGRAHIAIDGKRLAGSEDAGAGVTALHLVSAWATDARLSLGQVAVDDKSNEITAIPKLLELIEISGALVSIDAMGCQKEIATTIRAEGGDYLLAVKDNQPHLRADLEALFDHALEQEFASGTWDGFAQEKTTRGREELRQCWVLTDVDEIRKGVRDYALWKDLTSVIVVVSERGEKGKSQTETRFYISSRVASARQFAGWARNHWGIENGLHWVLDVVFREDASRVRNGDEDAQAENVGWLRRMVLSVLKQIKTKSSLNGMRLKAGWDEAYMEEILLKIKGF from the coding sequence ATGGACACGACTCCTCCCGCGCCCTTCGTTGAGGCCTTCCGCACCTTGGAGGACCCGCGCCGCCCGGGGCGGACGTTGGCTCACAACTTGCACGAGATTCTGACCATCGCCCTGTGCGCGGCCATCGGCGGGGCCAACGATTGGGTCGCCGTCGAAACGTTCGGCCGGGCCAAGATCGGATGGTTCCGGCGGTTCCTCCCACTGGTCCACGGGATCCCGTCCCACGACACTTTCGGGCGGGTGTTTGCCCATCTCAAACCGGCCGCGTTTCAGGCGTGCTTCGGTCAATGGATCGCCGACGTGTGCGGGAAACTCGGACGCGCGCACATCGCGATCGATGGCAAGCGGTTGGCCGGATCGGAGGACGCCGGGGCCGGGGTCACGGCACTCCACTTGGTCAGCGCGTGGGCCACCGATGCCCGCCTGAGTCTCGGCCAAGTGGCCGTCGACGACAAGTCGAACGAGATCACCGCGATCCCGAAGTTGTTGGAATTGATTGAGATCTCGGGGGCGTTGGTGAGTATCGACGCCATGGGCTGCCAGAAGGAGATCGCCACCACGATCCGTGCCGAGGGGGGCGATTACCTGCTCGCGGTAAAGGACAATCAACCCCATCTGCGCGCGGATCTCGAGGCTCTGTTTGATCACGCCTTGGAGCAGGAGTTCGCGTCGGGTACGTGGGACGGGTTTGCCCAGGAGAAGACGACTCGGGGTCGGGAGGAACTGCGGCAATGTTGGGTGCTGACGGACGTGGACGAGATCCGGAAGGGGGTCCGGGATTACGCATTGTGGAAGGACCTCACGAGTGTGATCGTGGTGGTCTCGGAGCGTGGGGAGAAGGGGAAGAGCCAGACCGAGACGCGCTTTTACATCAGTAGTCGGGTCGCCTCGGCTCGGCAGTTCGCCGGGTGGGCGCGGAATCATTGGGGCATTGAGAATGGGTTACATTGGGTGTTAGATGTGGTGTTCCGGGAGGATGCCAGTCGTGTACGGAATGGAGATGAGGACGCCCAGGCCGAGAACGTCGGCTGGTTGCGGCGGATGGTGCTCTCGGTCCTCAAGCAGATCAAAACGAAGTCGAGCCTCAATGGGATGCGATTAAAGGCTGGATGGGACGAGGCATACATGGAAGAAATTTTGTTGAAAATCAAGGGGTTTTGA
- a CDS encoding DNA gyrase/topoisomerase IV subunit A: MANDVQTVSIADEVRSRMLRYMVSVVKGRALPDIRDGLKPVQRRILYSMYDSNLTFDRKASKCAKIVGDVMGNFHPHGDGAIYEALVRMSQEWVMRVPLVHGEGNFGSVDGDPPAAYRYTEAKLTRAAEYLLDEIGQETIDYTGNYSGTRQEPVMLPAQYPNLLVNGTSGIAVGLATNIPPHNLGEVLRACVHLIDNPDATIPQLLEKVKGPDFPLGGKIVTDRATLRKIYEEGRGSIKIQAEWKLEDLGRGKQQIIVTSIPYGVDKGALEALIGGLIEDRKLPQLLDLANESNDKDGLRIALEIKPGTDPNLVMAYLYKHTELQKNFAYNVTCLVPAEDGVTMVPRDALSLREMLRYFLDFRLATVRRRFEYQLRQLLRRIHLLDGFRIIFDGLDKAIKIIRNSSGKPDAAEKLKPEFGLDDEQVNAVLDAQLYKIAQMEIQKILDELKEKKKEAARIEALLASEKKLWGVVKGELEELGKQDFVVRRKTRMASDEDVLEFNEDAYIVRDNTNVVLTRDGWVKRVGRLASVESTRVREGDEVVAVVPGSTLDTVIFFTDDGAAYTMRINEVPASSGYGEPITKFFKMADQVKVIAAMTTDARFTQADQPAEGDLPGGPYLVIATSAGNVLRLPLASYRPESTKVGRRYAKLEGDDKVVFVKLARDEDGVMLASRASHVIYFPLDQVNILSGVGKGVIGIKLDDGDACIGGNLITSGRRNDLNRLVVETEAGSSELYTPLNQESQARGGKGDKKFARKKFARVVPPPIELANWDEVEGKTERKPRDADKPAERNGDGPATLFDE; the protein is encoded by the coding sequence ATGGCGAATGACGTTCAGACCGTTTCGATCGCCGACGAGGTCCGGAGCCGGATGCTCCGGTACATGGTGTCCGTGGTCAAGGGCCGCGCCCTGCCGGACATCCGGGACGGGCTCAAGCCGGTCCAGCGGCGGATCTTGTACTCGATGTACGATTCGAACCTGACGTTCGACCGCAAGGCCTCGAAGTGCGCGAAGATCGTCGGGGACGTGATGGGGAATTTCCACCCGCACGGCGACGGGGCGATTTATGAAGCCCTCGTCCGCATGTCCCAGGAATGGGTTATGCGGGTGCCGCTCGTCCACGGCGAAGGGAACTTCGGGTCGGTCGACGGCGACCCGCCGGCCGCGTACCGGTACACCGAGGCCAAGCTTACCCGGGCCGCCGAGTACCTACTCGACGAGATCGGCCAGGAAACGATCGACTACACGGGCAACTACTCGGGCACGCGGCAAGAGCCCGTGATGCTGCCGGCCCAGTACCCGAACCTGCTCGTCAACGGCACGTCCGGCATCGCGGTCGGGTTGGCCACGAACATCCCGCCGCACAACCTCGGCGAAGTCCTCCGCGCCTGCGTCCACCTCATCGACAACCCGGACGCCACCATCCCCCAGTTGCTCGAAAAGGTCAAGGGGCCGGACTTCCCGCTCGGCGGCAAGATCGTGACCGACCGGGCGACCCTTCGCAAGATTTACGAAGAGGGCCGCGGGAGCATCAAGATCCAGGCCGAGTGGAAGCTCGAAGACCTCGGCCGCGGCAAGCAACAAATCATCGTCACGTCCATCCCCTACGGCGTGGACAAGGGCGCGCTGGAAGCCCTGATCGGCGGACTGATCGAGGACCGCAAACTCCCGCAACTGCTCGACCTGGCGAACGAGTCGAACGACAAGGACGGGCTCCGCATCGCGCTGGAGATCAAGCCGGGGACCGACCCGAACCTGGTGATGGCGTACCTTTACAAGCACACCGAGCTGCAGAAGAACTTCGCGTACAACGTGACCTGCCTCGTCCCGGCCGAGGACGGCGTCACGATGGTCCCGCGGGACGCGCTCAGCCTGCGGGAAATGCTGCGATACTTCCTCGACTTCCGGCTCGCGACCGTCCGCCGCCGGTTTGAATACCAGCTCCGCCAACTGCTCCGCCGCATCCACCTGCTCGACGGCTTCCGCATCATCTTCGACGGGCTCGACAAGGCGATCAAAATCATCCGCAACAGCAGCGGCAAGCCGGACGCGGCCGAGAAGCTCAAGCCCGAGTTCGGCCTGGACGACGAGCAGGTCAACGCGGTTCTCGACGCCCAGCTCTACAAGATCGCCCAGATGGAGATCCAGAAGATCCTGGACGAGTTGAAGGAGAAGAAGAAGGAAGCCGCCCGGATCGAAGCCCTGCTGGCGTCCGAGAAGAAGCTGTGGGGCGTGGTGAAGGGCGAACTGGAGGAACTCGGCAAGCAGGACTTCGTCGTCCGCCGGAAGACGCGGATGGCGTCCGACGAGGACGTGCTGGAGTTCAACGAAGACGCCTACATCGTCCGCGACAACACGAACGTCGTCCTGACCCGCGACGGGTGGGTGAAGCGGGTCGGCCGACTGGCGTCGGTCGAGAGTACCCGCGTCCGCGAGGGCGACGAGGTGGTGGCGGTCGTCCCGGGCAGCACGCTGGACACGGTGATCTTCTTCACCGACGACGGTGCCGCGTACACGATGCGGATCAACGAGGTGCCGGCGAGTTCCGGGTACGGCGAGCCGATCACCAAGTTCTTCAAGATGGCGGACCAGGTGAAGGTCATCGCCGCGATGACGACCGACGCCCGATTCACGCAAGCCGACCAGCCGGCCGAGGGGGACTTACCCGGCGGCCCGTACCTCGTCATCGCCACGTCGGCCGGGAACGTCCTGCGGTTGCCGCTCGCTTCGTACCGGCCGGAGTCCACGAAGGTCGGCCGCCGGTACGCGAAGCTCGAAGGGGACGACAAGGTCGTTTTCGTCAAGCTGGCCCGCGACGAGGACGGAGTCATGCTCGCGTCCCGCGCCAGCCACGTGATTTACTTCCCGCTCGACCAGGTCAACATCCTGTCGGGCGTTGGAAAGGGCGTGATCGGGATCAAGCTCGACGACGGCGACGCGTGCATCGGTGGGAACCTCATCACGTCCGGCCGGCGGAACGATCTCAACCGGCTGGTCGTCGAGACTGAAGCCGGCAGTTCGGAGCTGTACACGCCGTTGAACCAGGAATCGCAGGCCCGCGGGGGCAAGGGCGACAAGAAGTTCGCCCGGAAGAAGTTCGCCCGCGTGGTGCCTCCGCCGATCGAATTGGCGAACTGGGACGAGGTCGAGGGCAAGACCGAGCGCAAGCCCCGCGACGCGGACAAGCCGGCCGAGCGGAACGGCGACGGGCCGGCCACGCTGTTTGACGAATAA
- a CDS encoding Uma2 family endonuclease, with translation MSAVVSPVPPGVVFPDSDGKPMSENTKQYECIVTLKGNIEAVLPDTAFVAGDNLIYPDPTDPGVCQAPDVYVAFGRPRGHRGSYKLWEEGGIFPQVIFEVLSPSNTAAEMRRKRAFYEQHGADEYYEYDPDTGGWAGWVRDAATGRWTAAEMDGHTSPRVGIRFAVRDELTVFRPDGRPFFSFQELNARMEDAERQVATERKQKEAAERQVAAERKQKEAERKQKEAAERQAAAERKQKETERKRAVTAETEAERLRALLRAAGIDPDASEP, from the coding sequence ATGAGCGCGGTTGTGTCGCCGGTGCCGCCGGGCGTCGTGTTTCCCGATTCGGACGGCAAACCGATGTCCGAGAACACCAAGCAGTACGAATGCATCGTCACCCTCAAGGGGAACATCGAGGCGGTCCTCCCGGACACCGCGTTCGTGGCCGGCGACAACCTGATCTACCCGGACCCGACGGACCCGGGCGTGTGCCAGGCGCCGGACGTGTACGTGGCGTTCGGCCGCCCCCGGGGTCACCGCGGGAGTTACAAGCTGTGGGAGGAAGGGGGCATCTTCCCGCAGGTCATCTTCGAGGTCCTGTCGCCATCGAACACGGCGGCCGAGATGCGCCGCAAGCGGGCGTTCTACGAGCAGCACGGGGCCGACGAGTACTACGAGTACGACCCGGACACGGGCGGCTGGGCCGGGTGGGTGCGGGACGCGGCGACCGGCCGGTGGACGGCGGCCGAGATGGACGGGCACACGAGCCCGCGGGTCGGCATCCGGTTCGCGGTGCGAGACGAGCTAACCGTTTTCCGGCCGGACGGTCGGCCGTTCTTCTCGTTCCAAGAACTCAACGCACGGATGGAGGACGCCGAGCGGCAAGTCGCGACCGAGCGGAAGCAGAAAGAGGCGGCCGAGCGACAGGTCGCGGCCGAGCGGAAGCAGAAAGAAGCCGAGCGGAAGCAGAAAGAGGCAGCCGAGCGTCAGGCCGCGGCCGAGCGGAAGCAGAAAGAGACCGAGCGGAAGCGGGCCGTCACAGCAGAGACGGAAGCCGAACGCTTGCGAGCCTTGTTGCGGGCCGCGGGTATCGACCCAGATGCGAGTGAGCCGTAA
- a CDS encoding phosphate/phosphite/phosphonate ABC transporter substrate-binding protein, with translation MVRTLYQRTVGVAAVLAGLAWAGPSRAGDAEAVSLQIGMVQGIFRDVQPGMVRALARPLQDMIQKQTGFNGGVEIAADPFILADRLDSKRYQFGVFHGFEFAWVKQKHPDFVPLAVTVPPGRKLQACVVVHVDSKMTCLADLKDECVVLPRGTKAHCYAYLDRERAGLPAGTAKPRAKPPANAEEALDAVVAGDAPAAVVDAAALAGYQSLQPGAFKQLRVLSKSESFPPTVVAYKKGAVDDETVEKVRQLLTTAHQTPTGKPLMMLWNLKGFEDVPADYDVQLEKIGKAYPSPAPVAVTAPTEK, from the coding sequence GTGGTTCGCACCTTATATCAGCGCACTGTCGGGGTGGCCGCCGTTCTGGCCGGGCTGGCGTGGGCCGGACCGAGCCGGGCCGGCGACGCCGAAGCCGTCAGCCTCCAGATCGGGATGGTCCAGGGGATCTTCCGGGATGTTCAGCCGGGGATGGTCCGGGCGCTGGCCCGCCCGCTCCAGGACATGATCCAAAAGCAAACCGGGTTTAACGGCGGGGTGGAAATCGCCGCCGACCCGTTCATCCTGGCCGACCGGCTGGATTCCAAGCGGTACCAGTTCGGGGTGTTCCACGGGTTCGAGTTCGCGTGGGTCAAGCAGAAGCACCCGGACTTCGTCCCGCTGGCGGTTACGGTCCCGCCGGGGCGGAAACTTCAGGCCTGCGTGGTAGTCCACGTCGACAGCAAGATGACTTGCCTGGCCGACCTCAAGGACGAATGCGTGGTCCTCCCCCGGGGGACGAAGGCCCACTGCTACGCCTACCTGGACCGGGAGCGTGCCGGGCTGCCCGCCGGCACGGCCAAGCCGCGGGCCAAGCCGCCGGCCAACGCCGAGGAAGCGCTCGACGCGGTCGTCGCCGGGGACGCCCCGGCCGCCGTGGTCGACGCGGCCGCTCTGGCCGGCTACCAGAGCCTCCAGCCCGGGGCGTTCAAGCAGCTCCGCGTCCTCTCCAAATCCGAGAGCTTCCCGCCGACCGTCGTGGCCTATAAAAAGGGTGCGGTGGACGACGAGACGGTCGAGAAGGTGCGGCAGCTGCTGACCACCGCCCACCAGACCCCGACCGGCAAACCGCTGATGATGCTCTGGAACCTCAAGGGGTTCGAGGACGTCCCGGCCGACTACGACGTGCAGCTGGAAAAGATCGGCAAGGCGTACCCGTCGCCCGCCCCCGTCGCCGTGACCGCGCCGACGGAAAAGTGA
- a CDS encoding TolC family protein, whose protein sequence is MIRSFTLLGPYRLLRAASALATLAVAVAPAIAQPPDEAPAPKAIRVPAADKAGSTAFAPPGGYIPPSPAVTRFGLGECIAIALERQPAMKAAVHSLNATQIGIRSLDSMPHLIEHLSPDLPYRRQQAQRGLVLAQAEVEKTRQEIVYDVCRFYYTYIYARQQEQTANDFIEQMEIYYKVAEEIWKSGVRDPKIRISQFTLNVLRSAIGELQNLRLKAQTGHRAALDALREIMGVGPEYEFVPRDETLPLMNGTVSRDDVIAHALARRPELAQAAAGVDAFRLEVQAQAQIRRVKAPTLASGADLHAKQVPMPVRNGDYRPGALGPEMPATLVGPRESRVARALELSARQEDVYEKTVNLVRLEASNAYLTWEQSVQRLTRVKANYQRARAMVEESRAAAATRGDPEQLVATEALAGKAQADYVEAVLEHLKALATLERVTAGAIRADFPGR, encoded by the coding sequence ATGATACGCTCGTTCACCCTGCTCGGCCCCTACCGGTTGCTACGTGCCGCTTCCGCGCTGGCGACCCTGGCGGTTGCGGTCGCCCCCGCAATCGCACAGCCCCCCGACGAGGCTCCGGCCCCGAAGGCGATCCGCGTGCCCGCCGCGGACAAGGCGGGTTCCACCGCGTTCGCCCCCCCGGGCGGGTACATCCCCCCGTCGCCGGCCGTCACCCGATTCGGGCTGGGCGAGTGCATCGCGATCGCGTTGGAGCGGCAGCCGGCCATGAAGGCCGCCGTACACAGCCTGAACGCCACCCAGATCGGCATCCGCTCGCTGGACAGCATGCCGCACCTGATCGAACACCTGAGCCCGGACCTCCCGTACCGCCGGCAGCAGGCCCAGCGGGGGCTGGTTCTGGCCCAGGCCGAGGTGGAGAAGACGCGCCAGGAGATCGTGTACGACGTCTGCCGGTTCTATTACACGTACATTTACGCCCGGCAACAGGAGCAGACGGCCAACGACTTCATCGAACAGATGGAGATTTATTACAAGGTGGCCGAGGAGATCTGGAAGTCCGGCGTCCGCGACCCGAAGATCCGCATCTCCCAGTTCACGCTCAACGTCCTCCGGAGCGCGATCGGCGAGTTACAGAACCTCCGGCTGAAAGCCCAGACCGGGCACCGGGCGGCGCTGGACGCCCTCCGCGAGATCATGGGCGTCGGCCCGGAATACGAGTTCGTCCCGCGGGACGAAACGCTCCCGCTCATGAACGGCACCGTGAGCCGCGACGACGTGATCGCGCACGCCCTGGCCCGCCGCCCGGAATTGGCGCAGGCTGCCGCCGGAGTGGATGCGTTTCGGCTGGAAGTCCAGGCCCAGGCCCAGATCCGGCGGGTCAAGGCCCCGACGCTGGCGAGTGGCGCCGACCTGCATGCCAAGCAGGTGCCCATGCCGGTACGGAACGGCGACTACCGTCCCGGGGCGCTGGGGCCGGAAATGCCCGCCACCCTGGTCGGGCCGCGGGAGTCGCGGGTGGCCCGGGCGCTGGAACTGAGTGCCCGCCAGGAAGACGTGTACGAAAAGACGGTCAACCTCGTCCGCCTCGAAGCCTCGAACGCCTACCTCACTTGGGAGCAGTCGGTCCAGCGGCTGACCCGGGTGAAAGCGAACTACCAGAGAGCCCGGGCGATGGTCGAGGAGTCGCGGGCGGCCGCGGCGACCCGCGGCGACCCGGAGCAACTCGTGGCCACCGAAGCACTGGCGGGCAAGGCCCAGGCGGACTACGTCGAGGCCGTGCTTGAACACCTGAAGGCGCTGGCCACCCTGGAACGGGTGACCGCCGGCGCGATCCGGGCAGACTTCCCCGGGCGCTAA